The following proteins come from a genomic window of Rhodohalobacter sp. 614A:
- a CDS encoding S9 family peptidase: MLKNKNGLRTRLSIYLCLVVFVFIPVQSQAQREYENIEHALFSSSQLSGESGPRNVVWIEGGKRYSYMEYNYQENTNDIRAYNPETGEDELIFRDSDHTYPGTDDPFSYRSFQWSKDFRYLVFQTDFTPIYRYSGISDYYYYSLEDDTMELIAEDAFTAELSPDGQKVAYHREGEMYVFDLNSGEETQLTFDSKEHFFNGRFGWVYEEEFSLVQAWKWSPDSKKIAYWQTDERHVKRFVSTDYKGQYPGYTDIPYPKVGEKNPFVRIGVVDIETGENVWQAEAAEDELIPRIYWTSHQDQLAIVKMNRQQTHLGLHFFDTNTGEGQLIMEEESSDGWIDVYDFFAGINDYFIFPDEREEFFWFSNRDGYKHIYRYNYEGEVLNQVTEGDWNATVVHAVNTEKERIYYSSTEESPLERHLYSVKFDGSEKEKYTEDEGNHSFSMGSDGVYYIDTWSNISTPRQVELWTTDNGGELLEKFVDNQAVKDYINRYAYSHRELMKVQTSDGTELDAFIIKPTDFDPERTYPLIMMIYGGPGSQGVYNSFETNAWYQFLAQQGYVIANVNNRGSGGYSWDFQNSVYKNLGQLEAQDYVDTAEFFASQYDWIDGDRMAIRGHSYGGYMTSLTMVLHPGVFKVGLVGAPVTDWRLYDTIYTERYMGLLNRNEEGYESTAVMPYAKNLDGNLFVAHSSMDENVHVQNTMQMITAFTNAGKDVDLRIYPPGDHSVSYSNQSYLLLYKTYTNYLNKHLNPHQEKEVALQD; encoded by the coding sequence ATGCTAAAAAATAAAAACGGTTTACGAACACGTTTATCCATTTATCTGTGCCTGGTAGTTTTTGTTTTTATACCGGTGCAATCTCAGGCTCAAAGAGAATACGAAAATATTGAACATGCGCTTTTTTCATCCAGCCAGTTAAGTGGTGAGAGTGGCCCCCGGAATGTCGTTTGGATTGAGGGAGGAAAACGATATTCGTATATGGAATACAATTATCAGGAGAATACCAATGATATAAGAGCCTACAATCCTGAAACAGGAGAAGATGAACTCATCTTTCGTGACTCAGACCACACCTATCCGGGAACAGATGATCCGTTCAGTTACAGATCATTTCAATGGTCAAAGGATTTTCGATACTTGGTTTTTCAAACAGATTTTACGCCAATCTATCGCTATTCCGGAATTTCAGATTATTACTATTATTCGCTGGAAGATGATACAATGGAGCTGATTGCCGAAGATGCTTTTACGGCTGAACTCTCTCCCGACGGCCAAAAAGTAGCCTATCACCGGGAAGGAGAAATGTATGTATTTGATCTGAACAGTGGAGAAGAAACCCAGCTTACTTTCGATTCCAAAGAGCATTTTTTTAACGGACGTTTTGGTTGGGTTTATGAAGAAGAATTTAGTTTGGTACAGGCATGGAAATGGTCGCCCGACAGCAAGAAAATTGCTTATTGGCAAACGGATGAGCGTCATGTAAAACGCTTTGTATCAACGGATTATAAAGGCCAGTATCCTGGGTATACAGATATTCCTTATCCAAAAGTGGGCGAAAAAAATCCGTTTGTCAGAATTGGTGTAGTAGACATCGAAACCGGCGAAAATGTATGGCAGGCTGAAGCTGCCGAAGATGAATTAATTCCGCGGATTTATTGGACGAGCCATCAAGACCAACTGGCCATTGTGAAAATGAATCGCCAGCAAACTCACTTGGGACTCCATTTTTTTGATACCAATACAGGAGAAGGCCAACTCATCATGGAAGAAGAATCTTCTGATGGCTGGATTGACGTGTATGATTTTTTCGCGGGTATTAATGATTACTTCATTTTTCCCGATGAAAGAGAGGAATTCTTTTGGTTTTCGAACCGCGATGGTTACAAACATATTTATCGATACAATTACGAAGGAGAGGTTTTGAACCAGGTAACCGAGGGCGATTGGAATGCAACAGTGGTTCATGCCGTAAATACTGAAAAGGAACGAATTTACTACTCTTCAACTGAGGAAAGTCCGTTGGAGCGTCATCTCTATTCTGTAAAGTTCGACGGTTCCGAGAAAGAGAAATATACCGAAGATGAGGGAAATCACTCCTTCAGCATGGGGTCGGATGGAGTCTATTATATTGATACGTGGTCGAACATTTCTACTCCAAGACAGGTTGAGCTGTGGACGACCGACAATGGCGGCGAACTGCTTGAAAAATTTGTTGATAATCAAGCGGTTAAGGACTACATCAACCGGTATGCCTATTCGCATAGAGAATTGATGAAAGTTCAAACATCAGATGGCACGGAACTGGATGCGTTTATCATCAAACCGACAGATTTTGATCCTGAAAGAACTTATCCGCTCATTATGATGATTTACGGCGGCCCCGGTTCGCAGGGAGTCTATAATTCATTTGAAACGAATGCGTGGTACCAGTTTTTGGCACAGCAGGGATATGTGATTGCAAATGTAAATAACCGTGGAAGTGGTGGTTACAGCTGGGATTTTCAGAATTCTGTTTACAAAAATCTCGGCCAGTTAGAGGCACAAGATTATGTGGATACGGCTGAATTTTTTGCCTCACAATACGACTGGATTGATGGTGATCGTATGGCCATTCGCGGCCACAGTTATGGCGGATACATGACTTCTTTGACGATGGTTCTGCATCCCGGTGTGTTTAAAGTAGGACTTGTCGGAGCACCTGTTACAGATTGGCGGCTTTACGATACCATCTATACCGAACGCTACATGGGGCTTTTAAATAGGAATGAAGAGGGATATGAAAGCACGGCTGTGATGCCTTATGCAAAAAACCTGGATGGCAATCTTTTTGTAGCTCATTCCTCGATGGATGAAAATGTTCACGTTCAAAACACCATGCAGATGATCACCGCTTTCACAAATGCCGGAAAGGATGTGGATTTGAGAATTTATCCGCCGGGAGATCACAGCGTTTCTTACAGCA
- a CDS encoding amino acid permease translates to MADQPKAELSRDLGLFTITMVGVGAMIGAGIFVLTGIAAGTAGPALMIAFAGNGLVTFLTALAYAELGSAIPEAGGGYLWVKEGLPGPNAFLAGWMSWFAHAVAGSLYALGFSSYLGFMLNEMGMTAVAGIPIEGWLFQKGLAVIIAIIFVGINFKGVSETGLAGNIVTMAKITIIGIFIASGLYAMFNEPTSWENFTPFAPEGFGGVLSAMGLTYIAFEGYEIIVQAGEEVKNPKKNIPRAVFWSLAIVIPIYILVAITCIGAIDTGSDLATWQWLGDHQELGLAEAARQFMPLGTTLLLIGGILSTMSALNATTFSSTRVSFAMGRDRNLPDFFSKINDSTKTPYLALICSGTLIIIMALAVPIEDVAAAADVMFLLLFLQVNVAIITIRRKYGDKLDYGFLIPFFPATPILAIILMIGLAAFMFHFSPIAWFFVIGWIVSGFVIYYTYARKREREKSASPVVLEETWSGDEDRYRILVPVANPRKSKKLIDFAAMMAKRKDGELVLMHVIKVPRQSPLGVGRQYVKQAQERVLDDAIERASGYDIPVNTIIRVARKPFKAIIDEVKERNVNMVVMGWKGATKNPETVIGSNIDKVLKDADCDIAILKGDDFSDIRKILIPITHQEQARLMLEVGAAYKKQNQSELHLFHIVDPATVQNDEEKQRRLDELHEEIGEIEEELQEVKEAKESIELKTSKHIIGEISSASDEHDLTIIGASSEGWFRKLIAGTRTERLVHRISGNLILVKDRRSGIQSSFLDTIEFFKSKEPESVEE, encoded by the coding sequence ATGGCTGACCAACCAAAAGCAGAATTAAGCAGAGATCTGGGGCTTTTTACAATTACAATGGTTGGTGTTGGAGCGATGATTGGCGCAGGAATCTTCGTTCTGACTGGAATCGCAGCCGGCACAGCCGGACCCGCTCTTATGATCGCTTTTGCAGGAAACGGCCTGGTAACATTTCTGACTGCCCTTGCTTACGCTGAACTTGGATCAGCTATTCCCGAAGCCGGCGGTGGATATCTCTGGGTAAAAGAAGGCCTGCCCGGTCCCAATGCATTCCTGGCAGGATGGATGAGTTGGTTTGCCCATGCGGTGGCCGGAAGTTTATACGCACTGGGATTCTCTTCGTACTTAGGATTTATGCTGAATGAAATGGGAATGACGGCCGTAGCCGGAATCCCAATTGAGGGATGGCTCTTTCAAAAAGGACTCGCTGTAATCATTGCCATCATTTTTGTTGGGATTAATTTCAAAGGAGTTTCCGAAACGGGTTTGGCTGGCAATATTGTGACGATGGCAAAGATTACGATTATCGGAATTTTTATTGCCAGCGGACTTTATGCCATGTTTAACGAACCCACGTCCTGGGAAAATTTCACCCCGTTTGCGCCGGAAGGATTTGGCGGGGTTTTGTCAGCCATGGGGCTGACGTATATTGCATTCGAGGGATATGAAATCATCGTTCAGGCCGGCGAGGAGGTAAAAAATCCCAAGAAAAATATTCCACGCGCAGTATTTTGGTCGCTGGCTATTGTAATTCCCATCTATATTTTGGTTGCAATTACCTGCATTGGAGCAATTGATACCGGTTCAGATCTGGCCACCTGGCAATGGCTGGGTGATCACCAGGAACTTGGCCTGGCTGAGGCTGCCCGACAATTTATGCCGCTTGGAACCACTCTACTTTTGATCGGTGGAATCCTGTCAACCATGTCGGCATTGAATGCTACGACTTTCAGTTCAACCCGGGTCTCTTTTGCCATGGGCCGTGACCGAAATCTCCCCGACTTCTTTTCAAAAATCAACGACTCAACAAAAACGCCATATCTGGCTCTGATTTGCAGTGGCACTTTGATTATCATCATGGCTTTGGCGGTTCCTATCGAAGATGTTGCCGCCGCGGCCGATGTCATGTTCCTTCTTCTTTTCCTTCAAGTGAATGTTGCCATTATTACCATTCGCCGAAAATATGGAGACAAGCTCGACTACGGATTTCTTATCCCCTTTTTCCCGGCCACTCCAATCCTCGCCATCATCCTGATGATTGGCCTCGCCGCCTTCATGTTTCACTTTTCGCCCATCGCCTGGTTTTTTGTAATCGGGTGGATTGTCTCGGGTTTTGTGATCTATTACACCTATGCCCGGAAACGCGAGCGAGAGAAATCCGCGTCGCCGGTGGTTTTGGAAGAAACATGGTCAGGTGATGAAGACCGATATAGAATTTTGGTGCCGGTTGCCAATCCACGGAAATCAAAAAAACTGATTGATTTTGCAGCCATGATGGCCAAAAGAAAAGACGGAGAGCTAGTGTTGATGCACGTCATCAAAGTCCCGAGACAGTCTCCGCTGGGAGTTGGCCGCCAATACGTAAAACAGGCCCAGGAAAGAGTTTTAGATGATGCCATAGAAAGAGCCTCCGGATATGACATTCCTGTTAATACCATCATTCGCGTTGCAAGAAAACCTTTCAAAGCAATCATTGATGAAGTAAAAGAACGAAATGTAAATATGGTGGTGATGGGCTGGAAAGGCGCAACAAAAAATCCTGAAACAGTTATCGGCTCCAATATCGACAAGGTTTTGAAAGATGCGGATTGCGACATTGCCATTCTGAAAGGTGATGATTTCAGTGACATCAGAAAAATCTTAATCCCGATTACACATCAGGAACAAGCCCGGTTAATGCTTGAAGTGGGAGCCGCGTACAAGAAACAAAATCAATCCGAATTGCACTTATTTCATATTGTAGATCCCGCTACGGTTCAAAATGATGAAGAAAAACAACGCCGGCTGGACGAGCTTCATGAAGAGATTGGAGAAATTGAAGAGGAATTACAGGAAGTAAAAGAGGCCAAGGAATCTATAGAGCTGAAGACAAGCAAACATATCATTGGGGAAATTTCGAGCGCTTCGGACGAACATGATCTCACCATCATCGGGGCCAGTTCTGAAGGTTGGTTCAGAAAACTTATCGCAGGAACCCGGACCGAACGGCTTGTACATCGCATTAGCGGCAACCTGATTCTTGTGAAAGACCGAAGAAGCGGAATACAATCCAGTTTCCTGGATACCATCGAATTTTTCAAAAGCAAGGAACCCGAAAGTGTAGAGGAATAA
- a CDS encoding phosphoglucomutase/phosphomannomutase family protein, with protein sequence MNHIKFGTDGWRGIIAENYTFENVGIVTQAVARWIGDEEVTENGVVIGYDARFLSERFAKHAAVIFAAMEIPVRISNQIVPTPAVSWAANHFDAVGVVVTASHNPPEYNGYKIKAPFGGSANPDQIAGIEQRLDLYDITLSAKPYVECVREGLIREMNFTDGYLDLIRELIDLEAIKQNGIKIAHDPMYGSGRTILKQLLGEQVLEIHDELNPLFGGIAPEPMGQNLDELSHFIAENNCALGIANDGDADRIGMVDENGTFVSSHKLLSLLVEYLHQEKKMNGKIVKTFSTTNMLDKQAEKYGLTMDVTPIGFKYIAEKIVNEDILAGGEESGGIAVKGHLPERDGIYIGLLITEMVVKSGKTLGRLIQDLFDEYGKHSYYRNDIHTEDHKKKAMIQYCEEKKLNTIAGLKVVDWNMKDGIKHLLENGSWLLVRPSGTEPVLRIYAEASDYESAVALVEDATSWVDRPEILV encoded by the coding sequence ATGAATCACATTAAATTTGGTACGGACGGTTGGAGAGGGATTATCGCAGAAAATTATACGTTTGAAAATGTGGGGATTGTAACCCAGGCCGTTGCTCGATGGATTGGTGATGAAGAAGTGACTGAAAACGGCGTTGTGATTGGGTATGATGCCCGCTTCCTCAGTGAACGATTCGCAAAACACGCAGCAGTCATTTTTGCGGCAATGGAAATTCCTGTTCGTATTTCCAATCAAATAGTACCTACACCGGCAGTAAGTTGGGCTGCCAACCATTTTGATGCGGTAGGAGTTGTGGTCACCGCCAGCCATAACCCGCCGGAGTACAATGGATATAAAATCAAAGCGCCATTTGGTGGCTCCGCTAACCCGGATCAAATTGCAGGGATTGAACAACGGCTGGATTTATATGATATAACGCTGTCTGCGAAACCTTACGTGGAGTGCGTTCGGGAAGGTTTGATTCGTGAAATGAATTTCACCGATGGATACCTGGATTTAATTCGTGAATTGATCGATCTCGAAGCCATCAAACAAAACGGAATTAAAATTGCGCATGACCCGATGTACGGTTCCGGGCGAACCATATTGAAACAGTTGCTTGGTGAGCAGGTTTTGGAAATTCATGATGAACTAAATCCGTTATTTGGTGGAATTGCGCCGGAACCCATGGGGCAAAACCTGGATGAGCTTTCTCATTTTATAGCTGAAAATAATTGTGCATTAGGTATCGCAAATGATGGAGACGCGGACCGCATTGGGATGGTGGACGAAAACGGTACATTTGTGAGTTCACATAAACTTCTGAGTCTTTTGGTGGAATATCTTCACCAGGAAAAAAAGATGAACGGAAAAATTGTGAAGACATTTTCTACAACAAATATGCTCGACAAACAGGCAGAGAAATATGGCCTGACGATGGATGTAACACCTATCGGATTTAAATATATCGCCGAAAAAATTGTTAATGAAGATATACTGGCCGGGGGAGAAGAGTCCGGCGGAATAGCTGTGAAAGGACACCTGCCGGAACGGGATGGAATTTATATTGGCCTTTTGATTACCGAAATGGTTGTGAAATCCGGGAAAACTCTCGGCCGGCTTATTCAGGATTTATTTGATGAATATGGTAAGCACAGTTATTACAGGAATGATATCCACACCGAAGACCACAAGAAGAAAGCTATGATCCAATATTGCGAAGAGAAAAAGCTGAATACGATTGCCGGTTTAAAAGTGGTGGATTGGAATATGAAAGACGGAATAAAACATCTGTTGGAAAATGGTTCCTGGTTGTTGGTGCGGCCATCGGGTACGGAGCCGGTTCTGAGAATTTATGCAGAGGCTTCAGATTATGAGAGTGCAGTTGCCTTGGTTGAAGATGCTACCTCGTGGGTGGATCGCCCGGAGATTTTGGTTTGA
- a CDS encoding 2'-5' RNA ligase family protein, with translation MAQRIRRKNILTEKKQIYQFLVVFDLPKWVDKYVIQQKEDFAERFGSFPSRTSIPHMTIAQFPYWVQDQDTILALLQDALYRLKPLQIELNGYDSFSRNSKVIYIHVDESEDLQKLRGPFNRIKQLYNYTNKDFFIFKKPHVTIARGLQEDVFEEAKRDYIPRRYRSSFVKSKLKVLRREIIDPQTFGKYEEVCDLVLGGRE, from the coding sequence ATGGCACAGCGAATCCGCAGAAAAAACATACTCACAGAGAAGAAACAGATCTATCAGTTTTTGGTTGTTTTTGATCTTCCAAAATGGGTGGATAAATATGTGATTCAACAAAAGGAAGATTTTGCTGAGAGATTTGGTTCTTTTCCTTCCAGAACTTCCATACCCCACATGACCATTGCTCAATTTCCTTACTGGGTTCAGGATCAGGATACGATTCTCGCATTATTACAGGATGCTCTCTATCGCTTAAAACCCTTACAAATTGAATTAAATGGATATGATAGTTTTTCAAGAAATAGCAAAGTGATATACATTCATGTTGACGAATCAGAAGATTTGCAAAAATTAAGAGGTCCTTTTAATCGTATTAAACAGCTCTATAACTATACGAATAAAGACTTTTTCATTTTTAAGAAACCTCATGTAACCATTGCCCGGGGACTTCAGGAAGATGTATTTGAAGAAGCAAAAAGAGACTACATTCCAAGACGGTACCGTAGTTCCTTCGTAAAGAGTAAGTTGAAAGTACTGAGAAGAGAAATCATTGATCCCCAAACCTTTGGAAAGTATGAAGAGGTATGTGATTTAGTGTTAGGAGGGAGAGAATAA
- a CDS encoding FAD-binding oxidoreductase, producing the protein MSYTVAIKSIEKITHDVKQFTYEKPDGYSFTPGQATEVAINKDKWTDEKRPFTFTSLNEDPNLQFTIKIYEDHDGVTDQIGKLKVGDEFIIDDPWGTIEYKGPGVFLAGGAGVTPFIAILRQLYKNEELKGNKLIFSNKTAKDVILRGEFERMLNEDFISVLSNEKGTDQDIFLDGFIDKDFLKEQITDFGQPFYVCGPPKFIENMMEYLKELGAEPDSLVFEE; encoded by the coding sequence ATGAGTTATACAGTCGCCATCAAATCAATTGAGAAAATTACTCACGATGTAAAACAGTTTACCTACGAAAAGCCCGACGGTTATTCATTTACGCCGGGGCAGGCTACGGAAGTAGCTATCAACAAAGACAAGTGGACGGATGAAAAACGCCCCTTTACATTTACATCGCTGAATGAAGATCCAAACCTTCAGTTCACCATTAAAATTTATGAGGATCATGATGGGGTTACGGATCAAATCGGGAAACTAAAAGTTGGTGATGAGTTTATTATTGATGATCCGTGGGGAACGATTGAATATAAAGGCCCGGGAGTTTTTCTGGCGGGCGGAGCCGGTGTAACTCCATTTATAGCCATCTTACGGCAACTTTACAAAAATGAAGAACTGAAGGGAAATAAGCTCATCTTTTCAAACAAAACGGCAAAAGATGTTATCTTGAGAGGAGAGTTTGAACGGATGCTGAATGAGGATTTTATCTCAGTTCTCTCTAATGAGAAAGGCACAGATCAGGATATTTTTCTTGATGGTTTTATCGATAAAGATTTTCTCAAAGAACAAATTACCGATTTTGGCCAGCCTTTCTATGTTTGTGGGCCACCCAAGTTCATCGAAAACATGATGGAATACCTGAAAGAACTCGGAGCTGAACCGGATAGCCTTGTTTTCGAAGAGTAA
- a CDS encoding porin codes for MNRFFFLGIWMILTATNLFAQEPLADQLKEKLKSEEFNVSILLQANGYYSSSNEDLANGLYSFAYNGYPEFSKFDIGATRLVLSGTVDHHYIYKMQMDFRGRPSILDAQVGYKFADEFKLIAGAFKPFLSIDLDPNPGKTDIIGRARHVRAMMNTREIGLTALGDIANFNYRVGMYNGTGLSRTGTGKFLYTLRVGYTFNFSESSDLKIGFNAAHDQNEFIPIGNTGLTSTGDRNIFGVFTQYDDDRFFGTFEYQLSGFEAVEFQDDGSITGAFGTLGIHVTDKTDVLGRWDYLQLDNTGEPGTDDSSLYILGVNHYPTQLIKLQLNLLYLTEVDNSNRFGMAANMQFQF; via the coding sequence ATGAATAGGTTTTTCTTTTTGGGAATATGGATGATACTTACCGCTACAAATCTTTTTGCTCAGGAACCGCTCGCAGATCAACTCAAGGAAAAGCTAAAATCCGAAGAATTTAATGTTAGTATTCTCCTTCAGGCAAATGGCTACTACTCATCATCAAATGAAGATCTAGCCAATGGGCTTTATTCGTTTGCATACAATGGCTACCCGGAGTTCAGCAAGTTTGATATCGGAGCAACACGGCTGGTTTTAAGCGGTACTGTTGACCATCATTATATTTATAAAATGCAGATGGATTTCCGGGGCCGCCCCAGCATTCTTGATGCGCAAGTGGGTTATAAATTTGCGGATGAATTCAAGCTGATTGCGGGAGCTTTCAAACCTTTTTTAAGTATTGACCTTGATCCCAATCCCGGCAAAACGGATATCATCGGAAGGGCAAGACATGTTCGCGCTATGATGAACACACGTGAAATCGGGCTCACCGCCTTAGGCGATATCGCTAATTTCAACTATCGGGTTGGAATGTATAACGGAACCGGCCTCTCACGAACCGGGACCGGTAAATTTTTATATACGTTAAGAGTTGGGTACACATTTAATTTCAGTGAATCCAGTGATCTTAAAATCGGATTCAACGCCGCCCATGATCAAAATGAGTTCATCCCTATTGGAAATACCGGGTTAACCTCCACCGGTGATCGGAATATTTTTGGGGTTTTTACTCAATATGATGACGATCGTTTTTTCGGAACATTTGAATATCAACTCTCCGGCTTTGAGGCGGTTGAATTCCAGGATGACGGATCTATAACAGGAGCCTTTGGTACACTGGGCATCCATGTTACGGACAAAACAGATGTTCTCGGCCGTTGGGATTATCTTCAACTTGACAATACTGGTGAACCAGGTACTGATGATTCCAGTCTGTACATTTTGGGGGTAAATCATTATCCAACCCAACTTATTAAACTCCAATTGAATCTTCTCTACTTGACTGAAGTGGACAATAGCAACCGGTTCGGGATGGCTGCCAATATGCAATTTCAGTTTTAG
- a CDS encoding carbohydrate-binding family 9-like protein, with product MNIQSFTFFLILFLVFSSPQHVRSQSLTETNLLVQKTNDFTVNGTGDSENWSETNWVELIQRTNHQNDSDRKTSVKVLYSETGIYFLFRCDDDLVSSTITSHFEELWREDVVEVFIWPNEGEEVYFEYELSPLNYELPILVSRTDSGQSHWIPFTFSYDEGFSRKTVHQTSATGGILKSGEEISEWRAEFFIPFELLIPLKNRIPKSGSTWRANIYRVDHDYGTTNWTWQPVTTNFHDLYSYGTLVFE from the coding sequence ATGAATATTCAATCCTTTACATTTTTTCTTATTCTTTTCCTTGTCTTCTCTTCTCCGCAACACGTTCGCTCGCAGTCATTAACCGAAACCAATCTGCTGGTTCAAAAAACCAATGATTTCACGGTTAACGGAACCGGTGACTCCGAAAATTGGTCGGAAACCAACTGGGTAGAATTAATCCAGCGGACCAATCACCAAAACGACTCTGACAGAAAAACATCTGTTAAAGTCCTTTACTCAGAAACCGGTATCTACTTTCTTTTTCGTTGTGATGATGACCTGGTTTCCTCAACCATCACTTCACACTTTGAAGAACTGTGGCGTGAGGATGTAGTGGAAGTTTTCATATGGCCCAATGAGGGAGAAGAAGTTTATTTTGAATATGAACTATCCCCTCTTAATTATGAATTGCCCATTCTCGTTTCCAGAACCGATTCCGGTCAGTCTCATTGGATTCCATTTACATTCAGTTACGACGAGGGTTTTTCCCGAAAGACTGTTCATCAAACATCGGCAACCGGAGGCATTTTGAAAAGCGGAGAGGAAATTTCTGAATGGAGAGCGGAATTCTTCATTCCATTTGAGCTTTTAATACCGCTCAAAAACAGAATTCCAAAATCAGGTTCAACCTGGAGAGCCAATATTTACCGTGTAGATCACGATTATGGAACAACCAACTGGACGTGGCAACCCGTTACAACGAATTTCCATGACCTTTATAGTTACGGAACACTCGTTTTTGAATAA
- a CDS encoding BamA/TamA family outer membrane protein yields the protein MKQFLNVHSQNRYLLIFFAVLFISPVKTYAQDSTATPYTNNTIVLPALGSSPETGFLFGGVGFHQFKMGDPQSDTRTSSIVAAGIYTLNNQASLVLKPSLILENESWILNGMYGYSYFPEAFWGVGSSLDNDNEMKLINRQIFLSQSALLQVLPKLFVGPQVRWTKNYNMRFETPDGDKINAPAYTGTEDYSVTSLGFTLLWDARDRIMFPTKNHLLQLDIMTNPSGLSTIDSYTTYMLDARKYHDLSNDGSSVLAFQFITKLTSGKPPIHDLAMLGGESILRGYYEGRLRDRHGAQIQGELRQQIWGRIGVAVFASGGQVWDSFDNMSLENVHLSAGGGLRFNLNKDDPTNIRVDYGIGKNTTGLYITVGEAF from the coding sequence ATGAAACAGTTTTTAAACGTACATTCTCAGAACCGCTATCTGCTAATATTTTTTGCTGTTCTCTTCATTAGTCCGGTTAAAACGTACGCTCAGGATTCAACCGCTACTCCATACACAAACAACACCATTGTGTTGCCTGCTTTAGGTTCGAGTCCTGAAACGGGCTTCCTCTTTGGTGGGGTTGGATTTCATCAATTCAAGATGGGTGATCCACAATCAGATACACGAACTTCTTCGATTGTAGCGGCCGGAATTTACACCTTGAATAACCAGGCTTCTCTTGTGTTGAAACCTTCCCTGATCCTGGAAAATGAATCCTGGATTTTGAATGGAATGTACGGTTATAGTTATTTTCCCGAAGCTTTTTGGGGTGTGGGATCCAGCCTGGATAATGATAATGAAATGAAATTAATCAATCGCCAGATTTTTCTGAGTCAATCCGCTCTGCTCCAGGTACTCCCAAAGTTATTTGTCGGGCCGCAGGTTCGGTGGACAAAGAATTATAATATGCGATTTGAAACTCCGGATGGCGATAAAATTAATGCTCCTGCCTACACCGGAACAGAAGATTACTCTGTTACCAGTTTGGGTTTTACACTCCTTTGGGATGCACGAGACCGCATCATGTTTCCTACTAAAAACCATTTGCTTCAGCTCGATATTATGACAAATCCCTCAGGTTTGAGCACCATAGACAGTTACACAACTTACATGCTGGATGCCAGAAAATATCATGATCTTTCCAATGACGGATCGTCTGTTTTGGCATTCCAGTTTATCACAAAACTAACCAGCGGTAAACCTCCGATTCATGACCTGGCGATGCTTGGCGGAGAAAGCATCTTGCGTGGATATTACGAGGGACGTCTTCGGGACCGGCACGGAGCTCAAATACAGGGAGAACTTCGTCAGCAGATTTGGGGAAGAATAGGAGTGGCGGTTTTCGCTTCCGGGGGCCAGGTTTGGGATTCGTTCGACAACATGAGTCTTGAGAATGTGCACCTTTCAGCCGGTGGCGGACTTCGTTTTAATCTAAACAAGGATGATCCCACCAATATTCGTGTGGATTACGGAATCGGGAAGAATACCACCGGACTCTATATCACCGTCGGGGAGGCATTTTAA